From Nitratidesulfovibrio vulgaris str. Hildenborough, a single genomic window includes:
- a CDS encoding DUF1848 domain-containing protein: protein MTFKNDVDGCSYPGILSASRSTDIPAFYAEWFSRRLRDGYVVWKSPFNQKCYSVCFEKAGGIVFWTKNPKPLMPFLDEVSELGYDYYFQFTVNDYESEGFEPNVPPLDERIETFRSLSQKLGKERVIWRFDPICLTRELDVEGIMARLRSIGECLKGYTEQLVISFVDVHAYTKVQRNIKTADGFCLREPSMEEQDELARRISSYAKEIGVSPSACGERRSFAHFGILPNKCIDGELFKRICRKGNIKLQKHLGTYIDQYSLLSPQKKDVTLCKDKGQRKECGCVESKDIGMYNTCNHMCVYCYANTSQRVVEKNRVLHDVNGESLIPTSRTVEE from the coding sequence ATGACCTTCAAGAATGACGTCGATGGGTGTTCATATCCTGGCATATTGTCTGCGAGTAGGTCTACGGATATACCAGCATTCTATGCAGAATGGTTCTCGAGAAGGCTACGAGATGGGTATGTTGTTTGGAAAAGTCCTTTTAACCAAAAGTGTTACTCTGTTTGTTTTGAAAAAGCAGGTGGCATTGTCTTTTGGACCAAGAACCCTAAGCCTCTAATGCCTTTTTTGGACGAGGTTTCAGAGCTTGGCTATGACTATTACTTTCAGTTTACGGTCAATGACTATGAGAGTGAAGGTTTTGAGCCGAATGTACCTCCCCTTGATGAGCGGATAGAGACGTTTCGCAGCTTGTCGCAAAAACTGGGCAAGGAGCGAGTCATCTGGCGCTTCGATCCCATTTGCTTGACCCGTGAGCTTGACGTCGAAGGTATCATGGCTCGGCTACGTTCTATCGGGGAGTGCTTGAAGGGGTATACTGAACAGCTTGTCATCAGTTTTGTGGACGTCCATGCGTACACGAAGGTGCAACGTAACATCAAAACAGCAGACGGCTTTTGCCTTCGAGAGCCTAGCATGGAAGAGCAGGATGAATTGGCAAGGCGCATTTCGTCCTACGCAAAAGAGATTGGCGTATCGCCTTCAGCGTGCGGCGAACGTAGGTCTTTTGCACATTTTGGCATTCTTCCTAACAAGTGCATAGATGGCGAGTTGTTCAAGAGAATATGCCGGAAAGGCAACATAAAACTTCAAAAGCATCTGGGAACGTACATCGATCAATACTCGCTCCTGTCTCCGCAAAAGAAAGACGTTACCCTGTGCAAGGACAAGGGGCAGCGTAAAGAATGTGGATGCGTCGAGAGCAAAGATATAGGAATGTACAATACGTGCAACCATATGTGCGTGTACTGCTATGCGAATACATCGCAGCGTGTGGTCGAAAAGAACCGGGTACTGCATGATGTCAATGGAGAATCGCTCATCCCTACGTCGAGAACGGTGGAGGAGTAG
- a CDS encoding zinc ribbon domain-containing protein has translation MSLEILLLIGIVAGAIGYRVANGKGRDGLVWGMLCFFIPILVLLLLILGPGSGVPPGYRRCPHCAEPIHKAANVCRHCRGEVTPVQQSTGHATRPCPHCGADMDNDARVCTSCGKSVSF, from the coding sequence ATGAGCCTTGAGATTCTGCTCCTCATTGGCATTGTGGCCGGGGCCATCGGCTATCGTGTGGCCAACGGCAAGGGCCGGGATGGGCTTGTCTGGGGCATGCTGTGCTTCTTCATCCCCATTCTGGTGCTGCTGCTTCTGATTCTCGGCCCCGGCAGCGGTGTACCTCCGGGCTACCGCCGTTGTCCGCATTGCGCCGAACCCATCCACAAGGCCGCCAACGTGTGCCGCCACTGCCGAGGCGAGGTCACACCGGTGCAGCAGAGCACAGGCCATGCAACGCGCCCCTGCCCGCACTGCGGCGCAGACATGGACAACGACGCGCGCGTTTGTACATCGTGTGGCAAGAGCGTGTCGTTCTAG
- a CDS encoding thermonuclease family protein yields MLIRAALLCALLTCPSLVYAWPGVVLRVHDGDTLTVRRTSGDVVKVRLYGVDAPELAQPGGPEARDYLREMLADGGTIDVRTMDTDRYGRVVGRVQHGDVDVNAAMLDAGQAWVYPQYCQAIFPCVEWVVVTIRAALAQRGLWAAGMPQPPWDWRREQRAAHADAE; encoded by the coding sequence ATGCTCATTCGCGCCGCCCTCCTCTGCGCCCTGCTCACCTGTCCCTCGCTGGTCTATGCGTGGCCCGGCGTCGTACTTCGTGTGCACGATGGTGACACGCTCACCGTCCGCCGCACGAGCGGTGACGTCGTCAAGGTACGGCTCTATGGTGTGGACGCCCCGGAGCTTGCACAGCCCGGCGGGCCAGAGGCCCGCGACTACCTGCGCGAGATGCTCGCGGATGGGGGGACGATCGACGTGCGGACGATGGACACCGACCGATACGGTCGCGTGGTGGGGCGGGTGCAGCACGGAGACGTCGATGTCAACGCAGCCATGCTCGACGCGGGTCAGGCGTGGGTGTACCCGCAGTACTGCCAAGCCATCTTCCCTTGCGTGGAGTGGGTAGTGGTGACCATACGTGCAGCTCTCGCGCAACGCGGCCTATGGGCCGCAGGGATGCCGCAACCCCCGTGGGACTGGCGACGCGAACAACGAGCCGCCCACGCAGATGCCGAGTAA
- a CDS encoding tail assembly protein, producing MPRVTIVPADSLVIVDGRGLNVSLTLPGHVHAIQWDGRTGWVEHNDGTPNTPVTQTEYDVLVVPALAAWESARAAADAPPPPLTLEQAKATKLAAIRAGHDAALAGVIALSDPTPTTVAVEAALLAATDLTGLEYARQKLAMRRAELKAMVESSSTFEALEVVEVSYPV from the coding sequence ATGCCTAGAGTGACCATCGTTCCCGCCGACAGCCTCGTCATCGTGGACGGGCGGGGCCTCAACGTGAGCCTCACCCTGCCGGGGCACGTGCATGCCATCCAGTGGGATGGGCGCACCGGGTGGGTGGAACATAACGACGGCACGCCGAACACCCCGGTGACACAGACCGAGTATGACGTGCTGGTTGTGCCAGCCCTCGCCGCGTGGGAGTCGGCCCGTGCCGCTGCCGATGCGCCGCCCCCGCCCCTGACGCTGGAACAGGCCAAGGCCACGAAGCTGGCTGCCATCCGGGCCGGACACGATGCGGCCCTTGCTGGAGTAATCGCCCTCTCCGACCCCACCCCCACCACGGTGGCCGTGGAAGCGGCGTTGCTCGCTGCTACCGATCTCACCGGGCTTGAGTATGCCCGGCAGAAGCTGGCTATGCGCCGGGCAGAACTTAAAGCGATGGTTGAATCCTCATCCACCTTCGAAGCGCTGGAGGTCGTGGAAGTGAGCTATCCGGTGTAG
- a CDS encoding host specificity factor TipJ family phage tail protein, with amino-acid sequence MQSASVLVTTAFNWLDPLDVHSAYHAWRPGLRIAEVIPSEFELPEAFDIQFAINGRKLTLFEAEIYDLQPGDAVLATVIPLGGGGGKNPLATVAMVALLVTAPAIGGWLVSGAMSGMMSAGLISAEAAIGMAGAMGTAGAIAGGLVAVGGAVAINAVLPPGRVGSGRAIGADPLQESPNYGWAPTNPIENGRPVPILYGRKENFAPFKAGQFISTDGDKQYLNMLFIIGEGPVDAISDVKINGNPIGNYTEVVVETRQGTPDQSVIPAFNDAVSEQAVGVKISTNWHTVTLSGNNTQSIGIGISCLQGLWYANDKGGLDSLSVTIDIECRVIGATAWTHLDTQTITASQRAAVRRYWRYAVPTGHYEVRVRFNTPPASDTRHMSDTWWEYCHEIVPDDFRLPNMALFAVRALATDQLNGSAFTVTCTAERSTLPLPDGNGGTVSRPASNPAWMALDLLLNRRYGVAWPVSQVALQDFADAAAWCDEKGITGAMYFDTDMNFETAASYLGRFGRFRILPRGTSIGCISDRPEQFPDQGLLVTPANILNGTCGVGYAALTDRADAWEVTWFHPERGPETLFVPGEKYGIIAGRTPRIRQETLYPCTTEAQAYRWARYMDRCNRYLARTISLRCNVDALGSHVAPGRIIQIAHDLLHRTQSARVLTATPTEITLNRPVTLEPGTTYQVLVRHVDRQCADTGNELHESVTLAPVSQHTSTSTLHLAAPLQFAPSETATVTVGELGRNARWYRVLSIARTQDMRVQIEALEYDEAVYADEGQPPSIPSSATLPSVTALVATLMQVTEDLVAKRLVSLAWRGDAMRWSIFVRKLGSGGNAWWLAGTTADPSFIVRNLEVGFAYRIAVTATGHPADGQTVDVDFALNTPSGSIRPITAMDGGLEVPVYVTVGGEPTQLMGVF; translated from the coding sequence ATGCAGTCGGCTAGCGTTCTTGTAACCACAGCGTTCAACTGGCTCGATCCGCTTGATGTGCATAGCGCCTACCATGCTTGGCGCCCCGGACTACGCATTGCCGAAGTCATCCCGTCTGAATTCGAGCTCCCAGAGGCCTTCGACATCCAGTTTGCCATCAATGGCCGCAAGCTGACGCTCTTCGAAGCGGAGATATACGATCTGCAACCCGGTGATGCGGTGCTTGCTACCGTCATCCCCTTGGGAGGAGGCGGAGGGAAAAACCCACTGGCGACGGTGGCCATGGTTGCATTGCTGGTCACAGCCCCGGCCATAGGAGGCTGGCTCGTATCAGGGGCCATGTCGGGCATGATGAGCGCAGGTCTCATCTCCGCCGAAGCGGCCATCGGCATGGCCGGTGCGATGGGAACGGCTGGCGCCATAGCAGGAGGTCTCGTGGCTGTCGGGGGAGCCGTCGCGATCAATGCCGTACTTCCTCCGGGCCGGGTGGGATCCGGACGCGCTATCGGAGCTGACCCCCTGCAGGAGTCACCCAACTATGGGTGGGCACCGACCAACCCCATCGAAAATGGACGCCCTGTCCCCATCCTGTACGGTAGAAAGGAGAACTTTGCCCCATTCAAGGCGGGGCAATTCATCAGCACGGACGGTGATAAGCAGTACTTGAACATGCTCTTCATCATAGGAGAGGGGCCTGTTGATGCTATCTCCGACGTGAAAATCAATGGCAACCCCATCGGCAACTACACCGAAGTCGTCGTCGAAACCCGACAGGGAACGCCCGATCAGAGCGTCATCCCTGCGTTCAATGATGCTGTGAGTGAACAGGCTGTCGGAGTGAAGATCAGCACCAATTGGCACACTGTCACTCTCTCAGGGAACAACACACAGAGCATCGGTATCGGCATATCCTGCTTGCAGGGGCTGTGGTACGCCAACGACAAGGGCGGGCTTGATTCTCTCTCTGTGACCATCGACATAGAATGCCGGGTCATTGGAGCCACGGCTTGGACCCACTTGGATACGCAGACCATCACCGCATCCCAGCGCGCTGCAGTCCGTCGCTATTGGCGTTATGCCGTTCCAACTGGCCACTACGAGGTACGAGTCCGCTTCAACACTCCACCCGCCAGCGACACGAGGCATATGAGCGATACATGGTGGGAATACTGCCACGAGATCGTGCCTGATGATTTCCGGCTTCCCAACATGGCTCTTTTCGCGGTTCGGGCACTGGCTACCGACCAGCTGAACGGCAGCGCCTTCACCGTCACTTGCACAGCAGAGCGCTCTACCCTGCCCCTGCCGGACGGTAACGGTGGAACTGTCTCCCGGCCTGCTAGCAACCCCGCATGGATGGCACTCGACCTGTTGCTAAACCGCCGCTACGGGGTCGCTTGGCCAGTGTCGCAAGTCGCGCTCCAAGACTTTGCGGATGCAGCCGCGTGGTGTGACGAGAAAGGCATCACAGGCGCGATGTACTTTGACACCGATATGAACTTTGAAACAGCGGCGTCCTATCTCGGTCGATTCGGAAGGTTCCGCATCCTCCCTCGTGGCACCAGCATTGGGTGTATCAGCGACAGACCTGAACAATTCCCCGATCAAGGACTGTTGGTCACGCCAGCCAACATCCTCAACGGCACATGCGGTGTAGGGTATGCAGCCCTGACAGACCGGGCCGATGCTTGGGAAGTGACATGGTTCCACCCCGAACGCGGGCCGGAAACGCTTTTCGTCCCCGGTGAAAAATACGGGATCATTGCAGGCCGTACCCCGAGAATCCGGCAGGAAACCCTCTATCCCTGCACGACGGAAGCACAGGCATACCGCTGGGCTCGCTACATGGATAGATGCAACCGGTATCTGGCCCGCACAATCAGCCTGCGATGCAATGTCGACGCCTTAGGCTCGCACGTCGCTCCCGGGCGCATCATCCAGATCGCACATGATCTACTGCACCGTACACAGTCCGCACGCGTACTCACGGCCACACCCACGGAAATCACCCTCAACAGGCCTGTGACCCTCGAACCCGGAACTACCTATCAAGTACTTGTTCGGCATGTAGACCGGCAATGCGCGGACACAGGCAACGAGCTCCACGAGTCGGTTACCCTCGCTCCTGTCTCGCAACACACCTCCACGAGCACCTTGCACCTTGCTGCCCCCCTTCAATTCGCCCCGTCCGAAACAGCCACGGTGACAGTGGGAGAGCTTGGACGCAACGCCCGATGGTATCGCGTGCTCTCCATCGCACGCACGCAAGACATGCGGGTGCAGATCGAGGCACTGGAGTACGACGAGGCCGTATACGCCGACGAAGGCCAGCCGCCGAGCATCCCATCCAGCGCCACGCTGCCGAGCGTCACAGCTCTGGTGGCAACCCTCATGCAGGTCACAGAGGACCTTGTGGCCAAACGCCTTGTGTCACTCGCGTGGCGTGGTGATGCCATGCGTTGGTCCATCTTCGTGCGCAAGCTTGGCAGTGGAGGCAATGCTTGGTGGCTCGCTGGAACGACAGCGGATCCGTCATTCATCGTGCGCAACCTTGAGGTCGGCTTTGCCTACCGTATCGCAGTGACAGCTACAGGCCACCCCGCCGACGGACAGACTGTCGATGTGGACTTTGCTCTCAACACACCTTCTGGATCCATCCGCCCCATCACAGCAATGGATGGAGGGCTTGAGGTTCCCGTATATGTGACTGTGGGCGGAGAACCCACGCAACTCATGGGAGTATTTTGA
- a CDS encoding tail protein, giving the protein MPSLSEIIERNRTHSEHPYIVLAELALPDGTTIRLARDPRSWAWPNIDATTGTLSAPADTIAYTLREYGAVTVSLDAGIDAGTIELQRQAGTTWETVASFTKPDAVQIDAQPAATYRLIAGELFEGEVRGIISGPGSHIWQAFNFDLGQYREGEGARRATLQLRVSNANGIALRWMEQLEDWRKANGREPVGCRLIIVNTNLLAEAAPTAEYVFQDASISCAPPMDWISIEVGGPDVWGAVIGRRILRDYCTWRQVEDCPHVRTCDHTLTRCREIAASLDPGRNELFGGVPFCGKGAHYVL; this is encoded by the coding sequence ATGCCCAGCCTCTCTGAAATCATCGAACGGAACCGCACGCACAGCGAGCATCCGTACATCGTTCTGGCGGAACTGGCTTTGCCGGATGGAACAACGATCCGGCTGGCACGTGATCCACGTTCGTGGGCGTGGCCGAACATCGATGCCACCACAGGCACCCTCTCCGCCCCTGCCGACACGATCGCCTACACATTGAGGGAGTACGGCGCGGTGACCGTATCACTCGATGCGGGTATCGACGCTGGCACCATCGAACTACAACGACAAGCTGGCACAACGTGGGAGACCGTGGCCAGCTTCACCAAGCCCGACGCGGTGCAGATTGACGCCCAACCAGCGGCCACCTACCGGCTTATCGCGGGAGAGCTGTTCGAAGGGGAAGTGCGGGGAATCATATCAGGCCCCGGCTCACACATCTGGCAGGCCTTCAACTTCGACTTGGGACAATACCGTGAGGGGGAAGGAGCCCGCCGTGCAACCCTGCAGCTACGGGTCTCCAACGCAAACGGCATCGCTCTCCGCTGGATGGAACAACTTGAAGACTGGCGCAAAGCCAATGGTCGAGAACCGGTGGGATGCCGTCTCATCATCGTCAATACGAATCTCTTAGCAGAAGCAGCCCCGACCGCAGAGTACGTCTTCCAGGACGCATCGATATCATGCGCCCCGCCTATGGATTGGATTTCCATCGAGGTGGGAGGGCCCGACGTGTGGGGAGCAGTGATAGGACGCCGGATCCTGCGCGACTACTGCACGTGGCGACAAGTGGAGGATTGCCCACACGTGCGGACATGCGACCACACCCTGACGCGATGCCGGGAAATCGCCGCCTCACTCGATCCGGGCCGGAACGAATTATTCGGCGGAGTGCCCTTCTGCGGCAAAGGAGCACACTATGTGCTTTAG